The stretch of DNA AAGACCACCAAGAAAGCCGAGACGAAAGCCGAGCCCGAGGCCGCCGCCCCGAAGGCCAAGGCCGCCCCGAAGGCCGCCGCCGCCAAGGACGACGCCAAGGATGAAAGCAAGGACTCGGCCAAGGAGACTGCCAAGGGCAAGAAGGTCGCCGCTCCCAAGTCCGGCGACAAGCCGAACGCCCTGCAGAAGCCGCTGCAGCCCACCCCCGAGCTCGCGGCGATCGTCGGCGACAGCCCGATCCCGCGCGGCGAGGTGGTGAGCAAGGTGTGGGACTACATCCGCACCCACTCGCTCCAGAACCCCGAGAACAAGCGCGAGATCCTCGCCGACGACAAGCTGA from Methylobacterium aquaticum encodes:
- a CDS encoding SWIB/MDM2 domain-containing protein, yielding MAIKTTKKAETKAEPEAAAPKAKAAPKAAAAKDDAKDESKDSAKETAKGKKVAAPKSGDKPNALQKPLQPTPELAAIVGDSPIPRGEVVSKVWDYIRTHSLQNPENKREILADDKLKKVFGKDKATMFEMNKYLAQHLK